The genomic DNA GAGGCCCTTTCCGAAAAGTACTCCGATCATAGTCTGGCCGACCGCGTGTTTGACCTTGCCTGGACCCATGGGCACATTCTACTGCAACAGCTGAGCGCTTCGGAAATGGATGCGCAGGTTTATGGCCGACTGGCCAGTTCAATCCTATATGCTTCCTCTCTCCGGCGTGCCCAAAAGAGCATTCTCAGTCTTAATCGGCAGGGGCAATCCGGTCTCTGGGCATACGGGATCTCGGGGGACCTGCCCATTGTTCTGGTTCGTATTCGCGCTCATGAAAAGATCGAGCTTGTCAGGCAGGCTGTAAAGGCACACGCTTACTGGCGACTGAAAGGACTGGCCGTCGATCTGGTCATCTGGAACGAAGATGATTCGGTATATCGACAAAGTCTGCAAGACGAAATCGCCGACCTGATTGCGGCCAGCCCGGAAGCAGGGTTTTGTGATAAACCGGGAGGCATCTTTATCCGCAGAGTCGAACAAATGCCAGAGGAAGACCGCATCTTACTGCAGTCAGTAGCGCGCATTATTTTGTCAGACGACAGAGGCACTCTTCAGGATCAGGCCGAACGCTTCGTGCGAAATGAAGTCCCGATTCCCGATCTGGTTCCCGTTCGGAATTCGACAACACCACTGATTCCTGGAAACCATCCGCAATATAATCTGGCATATTTTAATGGCCTGGGTGGGTTCAGCCAGGACGGTCGCGAGTATGTAACCATTCTACCCGCTGGAAAAACAACGCCTGCTCCCTGGGCGAACGTGATTGCGAATTCGCAGTTGGGGACCGTTGTCTCGGAAGGGGGCAGTGCCTATACCTGGGCTGAAAACAGTCATGGATTCCGCCTGACTCCCTGGCATAATGACCCTGTGTCCGATCTCAGTGGCGAAGCCATTTATATCCGGGATGAGGAAACTGGGCATTTCTGGTCTCCTTCTCCCCTTCCGGCGCGGGGACAGCATACTTATATAGCACGCCATGGTTTTGGTTACAGTATTTTTGATTATACCGAAGACGGATTGACAACAGAGCTGTGTGTTTATGTGGCAACCGATGCACCAGTCAAATTCTGTAAGCTTAAAATCACGAATCGCTCCGGACGCCCAAGAAAACTCTCCGTGACAAGTTTCTGGGAACTGGTCCTGGGCGATTCACGCAGCAAAACGGCAATGCATATCGCGACAGAAAAAGATCCAATGAGCGATGCGATTCTGGCACGGAATGTCTATAGTCCGGAATTCAGTGACCGGGTTGCTTTTTTCAGTTGCAGCGAAACGAATCATTCCTTTACCGGTGATCGTACTGAATTCCTGGGCCGTAATGGAAATCTCAAGAAACCTCTTGCCATGCAGCGTGTGCGTCTCTCTGGTCGCGTAGGAGCAGGCTTTGATCCCTGTGCAGCAATTCAGGCTCCGTTGCAGCTGGCGGATGGTCAGGAGCGGATTATCACATTCACAAGTGGTGCTGCTTGTGGAACCGCAGAGACGAAGACGCTGGCACAGAGGTACCGGACTGTGGAAAGTGCCCATCAGGCGATTGAAGGCGTGTGGGATTACTGGAGTCGAACACTGGGCGTCATCCACCTGGAAACCCCCGATCCGTCAGTCAATTTTCTGACAAATGGCTGGCTCGTTTATCAGACCCTGGCCTGTCGCATGTGGGCCCGCTCTGGATTTTATCAATCGGGAGGCGCTTTCGGCTTTCGAGATCAACTGCAAGACGCGATGGCCCTGGTCTATTCCCAGCCACAACTCCTCAGAGAGCATCTGCTACGTGCCGCGGCACATCAGTTTCAGGAAGGAGATGTGCAACACTGGTGGCATCCTCCGGTGGGCCGAGGCGTGCGCACTCATTTCTCCGACGACTATCTATGGTTGCCCCTGGCAATCTGTCGCTACGTGAAAATCACAGGGGATACTGGAATTCTCACTGAAAGCGTACCATTCCTTACTTCACGTCCCTTACGTGAGGATGAGGAGTCGAACTACGATTTGCCAGAAATCAGTGATGAGATCGGGACTCTATTTGAACACGGATCTCGTGCCATCGAGAACGGCTTGCGTTTCGGTGAGCATGGCTTGCCGCTGATGGGCTGTGGTGACTGGAACGATGGCATGAATCTGGTCGGCGCAGCAGGACAGGGAGAAAGTGTCTGGCTGGGCTTCTTTCTGTATCATGTTCTTATCCAGTTTTCAGAGTTGGCACGAAAACAGGGAGAGGAAGCACTTGCAGAGCGCTACACACAGGAAGCAGGCCGTCTGCAAGACAATATCGAGCTGCACGGCTGGGATGGCAAATGGTACCGCCGCGCCTATTTTGATGATGGCACGCCACTGGGATCGTCTTCAAATAAAGAATGCCAGATCGATGCCATCGCACAGAGCTGGTCGATCCTGTCTGGTGCCGGTCCGGAAAATCGAACGACGGTCGCCATGCAAAGCGTTGATCGCCGACTGATTGACGACAACGATCGATTGATCCGGTTACTGGATCCTCCCTTTGACAAGTCAGATCTCAACCCGGGATATATCAAAGGTTATGTTCCCGGCGTACGGGAAAATGGGGGGCAATACACGCACAGTGCCATCTGGACTGTCATGGCGACAGCTGCAATGGGAGACAGCAGGCGTGCCTGGGAACTTTTTTCACTCATCAATCCAGTATCCCATGGATCGACACCGGAAGAAATTTCAGTCTATCGCGTTGAACCGTACGTCGTAGCTGCAGACGTATATGGAGTGGAACCCCATACCGGACGAGGCGGCTGGACGTGGTATACCGGGTCAGCCGGCTGGATGTACCGCCTGATTGTGGAATCTCTGTTGGGGCTGGAACTGGAAGTGGATCAGTTGTGTATCACACCTTGCCTGCCTGCTGACTGGACCACTTTTAAAATGCATTATCGCTATCGCGAAACCTTCTATCATATCACCATTCACAACAACGGCTCCGACGCAGAAGCCAGCCTGATGACTCTGGATGGTACCGAGTTGCCAGACCTGATCATTCCCCTTGTCGACGACCATGAAGACCATGAAGTTGTTATTACGGCCATTGCAGGCAAGTTTGACAGCAGTATTTATCTGAGTAAGTTCCACTAAAAATTCACAAAAGAGGGACTCTCTCTTCAGAAATTGATGGATCTTTCCCGAGTCTAATCAGGCACTTGAATTCAAGGTCTTTTTTATTTCTGAATGGCGAGTAAAAGATGTCTTTCTTTGGGCACTCAAGCAAAAATAATTGAGGAGTGTGTATCTCTCGCCTGTTCTTGACTCTCCTATGATTGCATCAATTATGCGAATATCTTCTTGCTCTTGGAGAAATGCTCCTTGTAAATTCAAAATGAAACCATTTTTCACACTACCAGACAATGTGCCACGAAATTTATGGTTAGGTGCTGAGGGAATCCACCATTCGGCATCAAGAATGATTTGATCATGAACTGAACTTGCATTTTTAAAGCCTGACATACGAGAAACTTTCAACAACAATAATTGGGCTTTAGTTTCGCAGGAGATTTAACTTACCACATATAAAGATCAAACCAACACTTCAAACTTCACACAAATTCAATTTCCCCAAACACGAACTCTCGAAAGTTGTCTTCATGGATCAAAACACAGTTCGTGCTTTCCGCCAGCTCAATGGCGCTCGCCGTGAATTTACTGTTGGTAACCACGGCACAGGCATGGCAGTTGTAATGCCGCATGCCGGTAAAGGCTTGCTGGATGGCGGAGTTGCTGACGCTGTGAAAGTAGCCTTTGACCTGCACCGCAATTCTGCGGCCTGCTTTTTCCACAATTAAGTCGACTCCCTGGTCACCCGTGGTATTGGTAGTCTGCGTCTGGTAACCCAGCAGCTGAAAAACACGCTCCAGGTACTGCTCGAATTCAACGCTTCGCATCGCACGCCAGTTCTCGTTGAATAACTGCTGGCACTGATATCTGGCTGAGGAAATTCGTTCCCGTTCTTTATTTTGCGCGACTAAATTCGCATTTAGTACCAATTCCTGTTCCAGCCCCTGTTGCAACTCCCCGATGCGGGTTTCTGTCTGAGTCGCTTTCCTGGTGAGTTGAGCCAGCTCGTTTTTCGTCTGCTCCATGAACTGCGGAAGCTCAGCGTCGGAAGGATACTTTGACAGCGCCAGGAGAGCCACGCAAGAAACAACAATCATCAGAACGGCAACCACCACACTCACGGGGCGAGAACCCGTCACCACATCAATCAAGATAAGTGTCACCAGTCCCAGTACAGGCGGAACGACGACCCAGGCGCCAGGCTCCCAGATGTGATACTGTTTCAGGCTGGCTCGATAGGTGCGGGCGGAATTGAAGTACGAAGTCTTCAGTCGGAGCGATTTCACTTTTGAAGTGAGTTCCTTAAGCCGAGTTCGCTCCTGTTTGAGTTCATGATGAAAAAAGCGTAATCGCTCTTCAGATTGTTCCAATGCTTCCTTGAGGGGGATACGTTCTGACTGAGCAGGAGGTGAGGTTGTATTATGCATGTGCGACTGAGCCCGAGATCAAAAAGTAAGTTATTGGCGAGCGTAATAACGCAGGGCGCATCACCGCAGAATCGGTTTCACACATTCTTCACAATCACGGTAAATGGCCCGGTATTACCTTAAATATAGTAGAGATTGTGTCCAAATGTGATCTTGTTTGCAAGTGTATAACACAATCGCAGTTTCCAGTTGAAATCAGCCCTTTCTTGATCGTTTTAACTGGCCAGGAACACGACTTCATACCGGCAACCCGCCTCTCGCGGACATACAGTAGAGTAAAGCACTGAAACGAGCACTCAAACCCACAGGACCAGCCTCATGTCCACCCAGCCACCCCCCGAACCACGGGTTCGCTTTCTCACACTCGTCCCCATCCTGGCGGTGCTGATCGCGCTGGGCTTTGTCTGGTACACGCGGAACAAGGCACCCCGCGTCGCCGCCGGTCAGCTCATTCGTGAGACCGGCGTCTATGCCGCACCCGGGGGGACCGCCGTGCTGACACTCCGTAAGTTGGAAGGTAACGATCGGATCAGCGTAGATGTCTCCGCCCAACCCGGCACCCTCGACGCCACGAGTGCCAGCTGGGAGATTGACGGCACACAGCCCTGGCTGTTTACTTTCGATGCAGACGACAAACTCTGGGGCTATTCTCTCGACCAGGGACCACACAGCGTGGGAACGACGCCGGCAGCGAACGCGTTTACCAGTATCGGCATTCACGGCGGCTGGGCCGACATTCCCGAACCCTTCCTGCAGGCACTGCCAACCGAATCACGCGACGTCTATAACGAATGGCGCGCCGGTCAGGCTACCACTGCCCCGTGACCGGTTGCTGACGCTTCCCTGGATTGCCCGTCAATCGTCATTGCTCTCCATGACTCCACCGTATACTATGAGTGGAAACTCTCTATCGGGCAGCAGACGCCGTCCGCAAGGAACAACATGATTTCAGAAAGTGATAAACCGGGCAGCGGTTGCGGTACAATGCTTCTCGGCTGTGCTGGCCTGTGTGTCGTCGGCCTGGTGCTGGTGATGTTCTTACTCAACTTGAGCAGTGATGAGAACGCCAACAGTAAACAGGGCCCCGGAAGTATTGAAGAGGAGTTTCCCGCGGGCACCGAGGAACGACTCCGGTTTGAAGTACAACAGGCGCTGAGTAGCGTCAAGGCGGCCAGGGTTACGCTTGAGAATGGTGAACTGAAGATTGTCATTACTGGAAAAGATGCCTCGCGAGCCGCCCCAACCGAAGCCGATTTCCAGATTGAAAATACCCGCATCCTGAAGGGGATCCATGAATCAGGCTTTAATGACTTTTCGACCATTGAGCTCATTTCATTTGTCCCGATATTAGATAAGTTCGGCAATGAGAAACTGTTAAACGTTTCAACGATGGTTTTTGACCGGCCCACACTCGACCAGATTAATTGGGAGAACTTCCGGCATGTCGATCTCACCTCAATTGCCGCTGATTTCTCATTTCATGAGGTCGTCAATCGGTCTGAGTGATCAAACTGAGTATGCCCGGCCTGTCAGATCTGCCAGACGAATCACGCGACGTCTATAAAGAGTGGCGCGCCGGTCAGGATACCGCTACCCCGTAACCCATCACCGGCGATTGATAAGTCAATCCTGTCCCGCTTTCGCCGTCGGCAGGCTTGGGTCTCTCCCCGCGGATCGAGTACAATGCCCCTTGCCACTTTTGAATTCTGATGACCGCCAACACAGAATAGCGCCGCGTATGTATGAGACTGCTACACTGGGATATCGCCTGCGACGCGATATGACCGCCAGCCTGGTGATTTTCCTCGCCGCCCTGCCCCTCTGTCTGGGTATTGCCCTCGCCTCGAATGCCCCCCTGATTTCCGGTTTGATCTCGGGCATCATCGGCGGAATCGTCGTCGGCTCACTGAGCCATTCGCAGACCAGCGTCAGTGGACCGGCGGCGGGACTGACAGCAGTCGTCGCTACACAGATCGCCCTGCTCGGCTCCTTCGAAGCCTTTCTGCTGGCGGTTGCCCTGGGAGGATTGTTGCAGGTGATCGCGGGCCTTTGTCGTGCCGGCTTCATCTCGATGTTCATTCCCTCCGGCGTCGTGAAAGGCATGCTGACCGGGATCGGCCTGCTGCTGATCCTCAAACAGTTGCCTTACCTGATCGGTCACGACGGTCTGGAGGCAAGCGGCTCACTGAGCGCTGCACCACAAAATCTGGGTCTCTATCAGAGCCTGGTCTCGCTCTCCGACCTCGACTGGCACGCGGGCGCGACTGTGATTGGGCTCCTCTCAGTGCTGCAACTGATCCTCTGGGATCGCATTCCCGTCCTCAAACGGTCCTCCATCCCTGGGCCGCTGATTTCCGTCGTCCTGGGAGTCGCCATCAGTCAGCTCTGGTTCAGTGGACTGGGCGCCGCCTGGCGGATTCCCAATCCGCAACTGGTTCAGGTGCCGGTCTTCAACAGCACCGCGGAATACGGGGCCATCCTCGTCTTTCCCGACTTTTCGCTGCTCACCGAGAGCAAGGTCTACATCGCGGCACTCACGATCGCGATTGTCGCCTCACTGGAGACGCTGCTCAATCTGGAAGCCGTGGACCGCCTCGATCCCCAGCAGCGGCACTCCCCCCGCAGCCGGGAACTGTTTGCCCAGGGGGTCGGCAATATCACCGCGGGACTGACCGGTGGGCTCCCCGTGACCTCGGTCATCGTCCGCAGTTCGTTGAACATCAACTCGGGTGGCCAGACGAAACTCTCGGCGATCCTGAACGGCGGCCTGCTGCTGGGTTGTTTCCTGCTGATCCCCCAGGTGTTGAATCTGATTCCGCTCGCCTGCCTGGCTGGAATTCTACTGGTCACCGGATACAAGCTGGCCAGCCCGGCCCTGATCCGACAGATGTACCAGGCCGGCCGCTATCAGTTCATCCCCTATTCTTGCACCGCCTTCTTCATCGTGGCAACCGATATTCTCACCGGTATCCTGCTGGGTCTGGCAACCAGCATCAGCTTCATTCTTTACAGCAACATGCGCTGCCCGCTGCATCGTGTCCTCGAAAAGCATGTCGGCGGCGATGTGTTACGCATCGAACTCGCGAACCAGGTCAGCTTTTTCAATCGGGCCGCCATCGAACGCGCCCTGCTCGAAGTCCCTCGCGACGGCTTCGTTGTCATCGATGGTCGTAAAACCGACTTTATCGACCCGGACGTCCTCAGCCTGTTACGCGACTTCCAGAACATCACCGCCCCCGCGCGGGGTATCCGGGTGAGTCTCCAGGGATTCCGCGAACGCTACGAACCGGCCGGTGAAATTCAGACGATCGATTATTCCCAGACGGAACTCCGCGGACAACTCTCTCCCGATGATGTCTTACGCCTGCTGATGGAAGGCAATCAGCGATTCCGCGCCGGTGTGCTCACCCGCGGAGAATCGCGACATAATTCCGCGGGGGAACCTTACGCTCAGAATTCTTTCGTGACGATTCTGAGTTGTATCGACTGCTATATGCCGGTGGAGTCGATCTTCGATTTGAGGCCCGATAACGTCTGCAGCGTGCAGGTTGCCGGCAACGTAATTGATATCGAAGTCGTCAATAACCTTGAATACGGCTGCATCCTTTCCGGTACCCCGCTGCTGCTGGTTCTGGGACACACCCGCTGTGGTGCTATCCGGGCCTCACTGGAACAGCAACAACCCGGACTCCCGGAAGACAGAGGCAATAACCCGCACCTGAACCAGGTCGTCAATCTGATATCACAGTCGATTCATGACGAGCCAGACAGCGGAGCATCTGCAGATTCCCCGGAGCAGAATGCGCTCTCCTCAACGCAGGTCAGTCACCGGAATGCCTTGCGCGCCGTCGCAGCCATCCTGTCCTCCAGCGACCAGATCCGCGAACGCGTCCAGGCCGGCACACTGGGAGTCGTCGGAGCCGTCTACCACGACGACACCGGCGTTGTCGAACTCCTGAAGGAAGAACTACCGCAGGGCTGATATTACCAGT from Gimesia sp. includes the following:
- a CDS encoding restriction endonuclease; the encoded protein is MHNTTSPPAQSERIPLKEALEQSEERLRFFHHELKQERTRLKELTSKVKSLRLKTSYFNSARTYRASLKQYHIWEPGAWVVVPPVLGLVTLILIDVVTGSRPVSVVVAVLMIVVSCVALLALSKYPSDAELPQFMEQTKNELAQLTRKATQTETRIGELQQGLEQELVLNANLVAQNKERERISSARYQCQQLFNENWRAMRSVEFEQYLERVFQLLGYQTQTTNTTGDQGVDLIVEKAGRRIAVQVKGYFHSVSNSAIQQAFTGMRHYNCHACAVVTNSKFTASAIELAESTNCVLIHEDNFREFVFGEIEFV
- a CDS encoding SulP family inorganic anion transporter, which encodes MYETATLGYRLRRDMTASLVIFLAALPLCLGIALASNAPLISGLISGIIGGIVVGSLSHSQTSVSGPAAGLTAVVATQIALLGSFEAFLLAVALGGLLQVIAGLCRAGFISMFIPSGVVKGMLTGIGLLLILKQLPYLIGHDGLEASGSLSAAPQNLGLYQSLVSLSDLDWHAGATVIGLLSVLQLILWDRIPVLKRSSIPGPLISVVLGVAISQLWFSGLGAAWRIPNPQLVQVPVFNSTAEYGAILVFPDFSLLTESKVYIAALTIAIVASLETLLNLEAVDRLDPQQRHSPRSRELFAQGVGNITAGLTGGLPVTSVIVRSSLNINSGGQTKLSAILNGGLLLGCFLLIPQVLNLIPLACLAGILLVTGYKLASPALIRQMYQAGRYQFIPYSCTAFFIVATDILTGILLGLATSISFILYSNMRCPLHRVLEKHVGGDVLRIELANQVSFFNRAAIERALLEVPRDGFVVIDGRKTDFIDPDVLSLLRDFQNITAPARGIRVSLQGFRERYEPAGEIQTIDYSQTELRGQLSPDDVLRLLMEGNQRFRAGVLTRGESRHNSAGEPYAQNSFVTILSCIDCYMPVESIFDLRPDNVCSVQVAGNVIDIEVVNNLEYGCILSGTPLLLVLGHTRCGAIRASLEQQQPGLPEDRGNNPHLNQVVNLISQSIHDEPDSGASADSPEQNALSSTQVSHRNALRAVAAILSSSDQIRERVQAGTLGVVGAVYHDDTGVVELLKEELPQG